The genomic region aattataaaatttattcaaaaaagcTTACTCTAAAGCaaactgatatttttttaagcatatTATGTATTGctgatatatttctttttcgcTTAACAATTCAAGATCCTCATCCAAATTATATTTGCTAACTTGCTTTGTGATCTCCAACTTTGATAGTATCTCCTCAAACTGCTGACTGCAAAGTAGGATTCTTATTCGTATTTCACATAAGATGATTTAACAGTATCGTGTAAATGTACGTACTTGATGATCGAGAATAAACTACAAGCATGAGCAGTCTTAACGACGTACGTAGTATCGAAGCAAGCTATAACAATTGCGCCCAAAACTGTTATACTGTATTGGTAACAATAAAGCGGAACGTAATACTTTTCTTGATCTATTCTTAATTTTAGAGACATCGCGAACAATCGTGGACGTGAATCATTAAGAGGCCGTATAATATCGAGCAAAACCGGTGttaatggaattaaaaaaaacaatgttaccATGGAGCATATCATTACTGCAAaatcagaaatatatttttttacattaattaattttcatataaaagttatatacaaaATTCGTTTCatgtgaaatttattaaatgcttATATATTAGTAAACTATTAAACACACAGGAAAAAGGaacattcttgttttaaaaagatgtttttattttcgaaatgttaaattagtttATATAGTGTTAAACAAACATAACTTGCTcccatgaaaaattttatatagtttcatcaagaagaatatatatttttattattcaataataattttcatgaattgagAAGAAATAATATcagataaaatataacaatatctttaaaaattggaattttttaataccattattattaaaacattttgcaataattaaatgactgttataatattgaaatagaaatataatattttgttgatatattatattatcaaattctttaaaaatgattaaattatacaCAAGGTATAAATAAGTGTTAAATATTCTAGGGACATACTACCATcgatcaaatattataaaaaagttcatATAAACAGAATCTAGAAATACGTCCAAATTCATACTAGTTTCTCAAATCTCAAAATCAATCTTTATCTCGCGCGAGGATGATAAAATGTAATACGCGAGACGAAGACAGACTGATTTTGAAATCTGAAAAACGATTATGAATTCGGACCTAGCATTCCTAGACttgtattcatataaatttttttatgtctgaTCGATAAGAATATGATTGGAATATCTGGAATTTttgacaattattaatttaccctctatataaataagattattattgttGGATATActattttgcttatatatgaaacaacatatatttaattaacaacattaaataacatatattaattttaatttaatactaatatttaaactgttttttttctgtatatataaCTCATTAGCATAATAATTgttgcattattaatttatcataatcGCGTATATTTTGCATTGATATGCATGATGACGTACTCACTCgagtaaattattgtaaattttcgtGATATGttggaataatttttaagaatttgaagttccgatttatttgtaaatatattccaATGATTATTTATGGTCTCGTATAAATGTTGAATCTAATCAAGAATGATCATGAAAATAAGGGCGAATCAAAAACAGGATTTCATTGAGATAACAATTAAAAGACGCAGAGACGACAAGGTTCTGTCTAAACTTACCTTATCGTGCAACAAGAACTGATTTAATAGCTTTGCGTTACACGTAGTTATCAAGACAGATTCATAACAGCAGTCGAAGACTAGTCTCGTATCCTTCCAATGATCATATAACATCATTATCTGAACGCAGTATTCGTACAACGAATTCATAAAATacattatgcaataaaaaattatatttaggaTAATAATacatcttaaatatatttatttagtctAAAACGGAATAATCAATGCTTATTACCTCTAACGAATAGTAACTTATTATGTACGCAAGACAGAAAATCGGTATTAGATTTCTTGcgagtttattttgaaatggcCAGATGCCTAAGaacgacaaaaatattttattgattttgtacTCGCGCTGAACGTGCACTAGCATGACTCAGCATTTGTTTCTCGCTTGAAAGCTGTGGCACAAATGATAAATGATACCGATTTTTACTAATTACTACGATTTTTACGACGCAACTACTTGCACAGAGGAACAAGCTCGAAATTGCAAAAAGGCAGGAACTGTGGGCGTGCCAATTATTCTTGCCAATAAAACGACGCTAAAAAGATACTTGTTCTACGGTCAAGAAACTAGTCTTGTATCACTAGTCATTGTCTGAGAATAGTATTTCGGGAATAAATTTTCTGGATCAACACTTATGTGTCATAGTAAATTGCACGACGATATTGCATGACATGGTAGAGTCTATCGGATAGACAGGTAGTAATTGAAAGTACCatgaaaaaaaaggggggaagcACCCTATACTTTATTCTTATGATTGATTTCCCTTTTACCTTTTGCAATTTTTAGCACGAATTGCGATCGTTACTAAACGCAGGGGTAGTTTTAAGTGTTTCTTTGTACCCGAGTAGCGTCAATAAACTTCCACGTGTCTCTGTGGATGATGTGAAAAGaacttttttgaaattattgccTACAGAGACTGTgctaaaaagatataaatatcatCATTGAATCTATTCATGATGACTAATCATAAACATGCTTACAGTTGAGAGCGGAAAAAACGAATTCGTTAACTGGTATGTATAAATGATATCTTTCGTCTTGGTCGAATTTTTTTGTATGCTTTCAGACGGTCCAGGATATGCACTTTCTTGCATACTCGACCTAGTCTCATGGAATTTGATGATgccgtaaaattaatttgtgctTGATACATAAGATACAAATAAGTCAGAcagagagaaattttatttcaatatctcgtaaaaatgttatataaaagcGTTTAATgccatatattttatttgtccaGCACACAGTGTTTGGCACTAATAAATGATAAAGCTCATGGTACTTTTCCAACTGTGGAAACATGTTATCACTATCTGATATTGATCGAAAGAGATAGTCTCTACTTAATTCAAGTATTGCCCGCCGATCAAGAGAAAGAGTAATTTAGTaattagtgtttttttttcttatctttccTGTCTAACGGTTTCAATTGTAATCGTTGTCTGTTTTCAATCAGATATTCTGaaatagtatttaaaaagatttgctACGCATCTTTTGGTATAATACGCAAAGAAATGTTTCAGATTAATTTTTGAGCTTTTATTTCACTTCGATATTTAGTATCATCAGATTCggatttattcaataatttgtacatcaatttttaatgtttatgtatatatgtgtacagGAACAATTATGATCCGATGTTAAAAATGCAGCGCTAGATATAATCGAATCATTCTGTGTTCCAAAATTGAAAACTCAAGGAAATTTATTCCATTTAAGGTTTTATCATTAcagtgtatatttatataaaatttgtcatataattatcacataattaatcatataattagagaatagaaaacaaaataaaaatattgtaaaagaaaatgagagaaagagaaacgtacgaatttcttaaaaaatacaaagattacCGCTGATACGGACATTCATGAGAACGAGAAATGTACCACTTTCCGACGTCTCGAAGCTATTAAGCAGTCAGTCCGCAAGGTTGTGCGGCCTCGAAGACTGcataagaaatttattagtTGAAATGGATGCGAATTTCGCGTTGAGATCCAGAATTTGTTAAGTTTATTTCCGTTATATGTTGTATTAATCTCAAAAAGTACAAACTCATTCCGTATCATCAGAAAACTATCGAGAGAAGATTTGCGAGAAATATCTGGAAAGATTGTAAATGCAAACATTTTGCAAACGATAGAAACCTAAACTTCATTTCATAACTTACgaatctttttaattctttgttgTTTCTGTttgatacaaattaataatagtaaaaaaaaaaaattatgaagaataatttaaaaaattgattttttaaattaattttttcttatattataatgttattaaatgcTTTTTCTTCGTATCCACTATGCGCAGAAGATATGATATTTGTAGATACAAATGTTGTTCGTCCAGTATTACAAATAGCTGATGTTGACATTacgaaacaatttcaaaattcaagaaatatattcataaaagtgAAACTCTTCAGCCAATAAGAGTAACAGCAAATCTTTTCTGCGTATATTGGTCAATAGGGCACTGATATTCGTAGCAGGTCGCACGATGTTCTTCGTGAATGTACCGAGTGAAATGGCTCGAAAATTTATGTCGTTGATTTCTTTATGACCTGTTTTCCAGTATTTATTCTAGTtcaattgtaacaaaatttgcattttttattatgtaacattcccccaaaaaattattataaaatttatataaaatatatttcggtAAAAGTTATATTGAGTGTTAAATATACGAATACTTCTATATTGTTTTTATCTAACATTCGCGTATGACAtaagtgaaaatataaataaagatatttgtgattatattttcttcacattaattttgatttttttttttttcattttttcttttattttttccaaaatttctataattttcaaaattgttttctatAATTCCTAGGAtttgtaaaactattttttaaagtaaataatatgtaacaagTATTTGTATAGTTTGAAGCACACTGGCTGGTAAGTCTTCCTTGAGGAGGATGGGAGTGGCATTCACCTCTCTTCCACCACGCATCTGCGGTATAAAAGCAACCTGCGTTACAACGCGCTTAGTTTCGTTTCGGAGTGCCGATTGTGAAACGCAATTTCAACGTAAGTACACAATCCACGAAGCAGAAAAATCTACGTTATTTccttattcagaaaaaaaacaaattttattttcaactaattttcatactttgttgctattcaattaaattttactttattttgtcttttttaaagtttttttgcgattaaagaaaaaaaatacatgttttgaaaagaaaaataagcaTAACAAAGTTTTGATGTATTGGATCTTCACGTAATattcgtatttttatatttccaagTCATCAgtcgaaaatattaatatcttacaatttgaatatcttgtaatatatgtaaatttctagaaaaatattttcgaattttgcGGATCGTCGTTAGGTACACaagtatttatttcacattacgACGCAACAAAATTCTCCGTATAAACGTTGCTCTCATTTCGCGACCTCGGCCATTAAGGAGAGATCGGACCAACGTTCTTTGGGTATACACATCGCTTTCGATGCACACGAAACTCTCGCCAATAACTGGTATCTCGTTCCTCTGCATTTTACACGATGACAATCCTATGTTGACGTAACATTTAAATTACTTCAATTTTTGTTCCGAGCGTGACGCGAAGCTGATGAATTATGTATGGAATTGCGAAACTCTTTCTTCGAAAGAGAtaatatattccatttaaaGTCTTCATCTCCTGACCACCTCTGAATTTTACGGTTTTCAAATCGTTGATTACGTGAATTCTAATAATCTTTTCTCTTTATCTCCAGATGGGATTTCACACTGTAATCCTGGCCACGTTGCTTCTGGCGGGTGTGATTGCGGCGTATCCACAGAAAGATGGGCAGATCTTCAGCAATGAAGCAATACGGCAAGCTCAGAATACCTACCTTATACCGAAGGATGCGACTATACAAAAGGTTCAGGAGGGCATCGAATTGGCCGCTTACGAATCAATCCCCGGGGACCAGAGGATCAATCTCTTTGAGATCCTGGGCGAACACGTACCACCCGAAGTGGTGAACAATCTTCAGACCCAGATTGATCAAATAGGTCGAAATTAAATTCTCTCCTCTCGCACAATTGTCGTCATTTCGTCATCGTcgtgtaaaaaataatcatattctAAGTGTCTTTGtagaaaactatttataaacaACTGTTTCTTTATCTTGCTTTTGTATTTCACACTAATTCTTTTTACAACGTAGAAAGAGTTTTCACTTTTCGTAAATAAATGTATGAGAAAACAAACTTATGTGCATGTATCTCATCTTTTGCCTGCCATTAGATTTCATATGTCCGTTCATAGAGAGTAACTCTTATCGATGATATCGATGTTGCGTATGCGAAGAAGCATAAATATATATCGCACAATGTACTTTATGACAAAATACTTCGTGCTTGTCTTTCATAATTTCATTGAACTGTTTAAGTATCGTTTATAGTAACGCAAGCTGTTTAGCATTGAAATTGGCATTTCTCAAAACGCGTAGTTTGCAAATCGTGAAATAATCACGTATTCTTGTGAGGATTCCTTAGTCCGAATTATGTATGCTGCTAGCGATATATCATAGAGAAAGTTGCAGAACTACTCATCGAAGAAGCATACTTTCACTTCTATTCACTGTTATTGGACGTGCCTTTTCTGCCGTTTATATTACATGACACAGCTAAATCGGAAATTTCAGCATAATCAAGACACGACGGGGTTATGAGATCACGTTTTCCGTTTTTTGCtgtgttaattttattgtctcATTATTGTAATACATGTCCATATTGAGAACGGAAGGTCTCGTTCATACTTTTTGTGAAACTTTCACTTTCTTTCATATATACAGCCGTGCACATGTAAATGAAGTAAATCTACCagaaaaatcattatataacaatatacagTTTGATCATCTTATGCTACCTGTTACAAaagcttaataaaaaatagttatcatAGTTTATGTTTCTggtcttgtttcttttttttgtaatttctcgCACATATACACATGTCAGATCGTATATTTATCTAGAAAGCTATATTATTCTATCTTATAATAGTGAATTTCTTTAACGAATAAGTGGGACgagtgttttaataaaaaaaacaatcgtTTTCATGTATCAACATTACATACATTTTGGAATATAAAAACCACAAATGACATTTGtacattaatgttaaataacttaaaaatggttttattatgTTAAGATACAAATCtaagaattatgtaaaatgaGTTTTGGACAATTTCCGATTTATTTAGGTTTTCTTCGCGTTTAGAATCAATGATTCTTTTATTTCTCAGCGTATAACGTAAACATAATGCGCGGGCTTGATGAGGGAAATATAAAGTGTATTTCCACTTCTCTAAAGCATATAAAAAGTCATATAAgacgtattattttttttttcaaataatattaagtattataattataatattaaattcaataataaaaacactAAAATACGTCATTTTTTAGTAAGCACAGTAAAAAAACTATCAGGGCCCATGTAGTGTGGATAAGTCTCGCGTTTATCGTTAGTACATTGTCTTGCATTTTTATTGTTGCTttactatttataataattaagctCCATCGATGCTTATATTAATGCtgttctatattatatatttcttaccAGTATAAATGTGAGTATCTTTCATACATTCAGAAATATCACGGTAAAACATGAGACAACTTTCTAAAATAACGCTCCTTGATAAAAAGAGGTAATCCACACAAAGTTATCTCACTAATTCATTTGtctttatactttttatgtGTCACGAAAACTTAGAAGAGACATATACAGGTATAAAGCAACTCTTTTATATTATCGGATAAGCAATGGAATGAAATATCTTATAaactacataaatattaaaaacgcaaaaattacaaaaaaaatgccGTTCATATCTTTcctaacatttttttgttgaacAGAAATACAAcacaaaatagaaatataatatgcataaatccttatatattttgattttgtaccaaattttattattatgtacatttGAAATTGCAAATATAGAAATATGATTACAgaagatattaatatatcattgctgtaaataaagtttttttttatactct from Solenopsis invicta isolate M01_SB chromosome 7, UNIL_Sinv_3.0, whole genome shotgun sequence harbors:
- the LOC105195875 gene encoding odorant receptor 63a isoform X1 — protein: MLVHVQREYKINKIFLSFLGIWPFQNKLARNLIPIFCLAYIISYYSLEIMMLYDHWKDTRLVFDCCYESVLITTCNAKLLNQFLLHDKIQHLYETINNHWNIFTNKSELQILKNYSNISRKFTIIYSIMICSMVTLFFLIPLTPVLLDIIRPLNDSRPRLFAMSLKLRIDQEKYYVPLYCYQYSITVLGAIVIACFDTTYVVKTAHACSLFSIINQQFEEILSKLEITKQVSKYNLDEDLELLSEKEIYQQYIICLKKYQFALEFVNLLNSTYQVVALFLLILNGMVISLVGIRIVYVLDQLQEVIRFSFVIVTMLIQLMIGCYSGQKLMDESQNIFYQIYAMKWYKFSPRLKSLLMITLYRSITPCSLTAGNMIPLSMTTYATVRKKMQMVYLICNVGTENNIYLCI
- the LOC105195875 gene encoding odorant receptor 63a isoform X2, with amino-acid sequence MLVHVQREYKINKIFLSFLGIWPFQNKLARNLIPIFCLAYIISYYSLEIMMLYDHWKDTRLVFDCCYESVLITTCNAKLLNQFLLHDKIQHLYETINNHWNIFTNKSELQILKNYSNISRKFTIIYSIMICSMVTLFFLIPLTPVLLDIIRPLNDSRPRLFAMSLKLRIDQEKYYVPLYCYQYSITVLGAIVIACFDTTYVVKTAHACSLFSIINQQFEEILSKLEITKQVSKYNLDEDLELLSEKEIYQQYIICLKKYQFALEFVNLLNSTYQVVALFLLILNGMVISLVGIRIVYVLDQLQEVIRFSFVIVTMLIQLMIGCYSGQKLMDESQNIFYQIYAMKWYKFSPRLKSLLMITLYRSITPCSLTAGNMIPLSMTTYATVVRTALSYFTTFLSLKN
- the LOC105195876 gene encoding uncharacterized protein LOC105195876; translated protein: MGFHTVILATLLLAGVIAAYPQKDGQIFSNEAIRQAQNTYLIPKDATIQKVQEGIELAAYESIPGDQRINLFEILGEHVPPEVVNNLQTQIDQIGRN